A segment of the Mercurialis annua linkage group LG4, ddMerAnnu1.2, whole genome shotgun sequence genome:
AAAAAATTTGATGGGCTTTTTTGAACCTTTTACCAATTATGCAATATCTAAGTTTGACTCGGTCTAATTCAATTTGAATTTTCGTACGGAATTTATTGGAAGTGTCGACGGGGTTTTGTATTGTCAATTTGTCAGTCATGAATCCAACAAAATTCCTGCTGGCTGCTGCCACTTCATACCAAGAAATttctcaatttcttttttaaataaattacaaaaatcagaaatcaaaattaaatttctttcCGGCTTGACTCGAAAATCAAGCCAACAGCTTTCCTTCTGTGTccaaatttagttaattttttcttgttttctaCAAGGAAGAAGTATATGGAAAGCATAGGATTATGGCAAAGTTTTACAATTTGTGGAATTGTGTCATGGAttgttttttcttcttattttaatGTCACCCAAAAGATTAGATCTTTTTTACAACCTTGGGTCACTAATCATGTCATCACTGGCACCCATCTCATTCTTCAGATCCAGGTTTTAATTCAAGAAACAAAacccatttttcattttatttaatttgttctgaattgtgttttttgttgaatttttgcAGAAGTACCAGCATGGAGTTTTGGATGGTTTCTTTTCTGGGTTGTCCTGTGTTGTTTCTGTGCCATTTTATACTGCTTTTCTTCCTTTGCTCTTCTGggtatttatttattgatttatcaGTTTTGTTTTCTTGTAATTGGTAGTGTGAGTTATGAGTTTGATCATCTTTTTAATGGTTAAATTCGCAGAGTGGCCATGGCAAATTAGCTAGACAAATGACCCTTTTAATGGCTTTTTGTGATTATACAGGAAATTGCATAAAGGTAATACTTTTTAGAAGTCTGTCTAGCTATGCTTAGTTGATGTTTTCTTTCATGAATTTTGGTATTAATATGTGTTTCATAGGATGTGGTGTCAGCTCCAAGACCCAATTGTCCTCCGGTTCGGAGAGTGACTGCCACCAAAGATGAGGAAGACAATGCTCTTGAATATGGGTTGCCTTCATCCCACACTCTTAACACAGTTTGCTTATCTGGGTATTCATTTATGCTCCTTGTATTTCATATTTTGCTATCTACTATTTTATTGGTTGATTTACTGCATGCTCTCTCGTCGTGTTTGGAAGTGTTTGTAGCTCGTTTTTGAGGTAATAAATGAAAGTCAAGACTTGAGAAGTGTTGATATAACTAATCAAGTTATCTATATTTCGTGCTGCTCAAAACGTCTTGTTTTTTGTTGCTGAGTtgaattgcattttttttaaaagaagattCTAGCAGTGACCACTAGCATATTGTATATTGGCTAGTATATTGGCTTCTTTTTTATCACTTTAAATTTGCAACTTAGAGCTAAATGGCTTTCTAGAGTTTAAAGAATGTCTGTGGTAATAACTGTATCTTTGAATGACTCTCACCAGGTACCTAGTGCACTATGTCCTATCATACATCCAAAATGACGATGCCTATGTGCAGTTCTCCGGATTTGCTattgttttcttatttgtaACCCTGATTGGTTTAGGTAAGTTCATTTCTGTTTAACTAGTTGTCATCACCTTTCCTTGGGGGTTTCTAAACTGAAATATGATTTTGGTTGGTAGGAAGGGTTTATCTTGGCATGCACAGTTTGATTGACATCGTAGGTGGTCTAGCCTTTGGGCTGGCCATCCTTGCACTTTGGCTTAACGTTCATGATCATATCGATGAATTCGTTGTCTCTGGGCAAAACGGTATGTAATAACTTATTATCCACTTTACAAATGCGTAAATTCTATTGCTATAGTTATctctgttttgttttgttttgtttttaccATTTTGGCGGGGAATTTTTACTCAAGCCAATGAGTTAGATATGTTTGCACATGAAAGCCTTCTGCCGATAcaattaaaaattgtttttaggAAAAATCAatgcaaaatgaaaaaaagaggAATTATATCATCGTAATTTGAGAGTTAAAAGGACAAATTTGAAGGAAATGTCAGGTGCTGAGACAAAGAAAATTACATGTCAGGTCAAATATGATCAAGAACTAATGCTAACTCGACAGTCTGAGAATGAATTTATTGATGTGTACTTCAGAACCAAATCCAGGAACCTTCAAAAGATTGCATTTAATTGTTCCCATGGATTGCAAGCAATTCCGTCTCTCAAGCAAGAATGTCAGGCATCTAAAGGACCATTTGACCCCAAATGAAAGACTACCAATTACTCAAAATGGGGTCGTAAACAAAAAATTTGGAAACTGTTAAGTTTCATATTCTTCTCCCGTGCTTGAAATTGGATATACAAAACCTTGTCTTTCTCCAATATATACCTATTGAATACGCCAGACTTCAATTTCAGGTGTTCTGTTTGAGTATATCCTATGTAACATAACCAGTTGTGTAATTTCGGATATATAAACATCAACAGTCCTATTTGATTGTTTAAGAATTCAAATTATGGTGGATTTGTTCTATTTCTTATGCATGCACTATTTCTCTTGCAGTTACAACCTTCTGGGCTGCCCTTAGCTTCCTGTTACTTTTTGCTTATCCAACTCCTGAATTTCCTACTCCAAGCTTTGAGTACCATACAGCCTTCAATGGTGTGGCATTGGGAATAGTAAGCAATGACTTGTTCATTTTACCCTATGAGCTTTACTtctctttttagtttttaactCTATAGCACGGAATCGGAAACTCTTAAACTGTAAATGCGGAGACGGAGAACATCAAACCACATTTTTTTACAGGAGTAGGttataaatatagtattttGGAGTTTCAGAATCATTTTCGGAAATGTAAATGAAATGGCGATATGTGGGACTCGAGAAATTTATGTGCAACATAGGGTTTCACTTGATGTTAGCATATGTAATGCAACTGGAGTGTGGAGTCGGAAAGGCGTAAACTTAGCTGTTGTCATATCTCCTTAAGAATGTGGGAGTCGGATAGTAATAAAATAAGAAGTGTGCCCATAAGGAGTGTGGTGAGAGCATAGTAGCATGAGCATCATTGTGAATATCAGTAAAAGATAAGTAGAGATTGTCTACTCTCTACCGAGTTGTTTTAGATATGCTGAAAATTTTCCGAGAAAACCTTTTTCTTTTAGCACCACAATGTAGTTACAGTTAACTTAGAGGATATTTTGTATAAAACTAATTTCATACTTTTTATTAGAATGATTAtcatgtatttttgaaaaaatgttTGAAATTCTTTTATTGCAATTAACACAAactattttgcaattttattcAGGTGGCCGGAGTTCAGcaaacgtaccaccagttccacCATGAAGATGTGCCGCGAATATTTACACAACTGACAGTCCCCGCTTTCATCGGAAGAATGCTGGTAGGAATACCGACAATACTTCTTGTGAAATTTTGTAGCAAGGCGCTGGCTAAATGGATTCTTCCTGTGATATCGAATACTTTGAGCATCCCCATAAAATCGACTAGCTACATCCCCATGTTGCAAGGTTCGGGGGATAGTAAAAAGTCCGATGAGATTAAGCAATCAAGTTATGTACGAAAGCTATTATTTTTCTCCAACCAGGACTGGTTTGATGTCGATACAGGTATTCGATTTGTTCAATACGCAGGCCTTGCTTGGTCGGTAGTAGATCTCGTTCCTTCAATTTTCTCACATATGAGATTGTAGTATATTAGGAGTTGTAtttgtatcattttttttatgactAGGAGTTTAGGGAATTCCACTGAGAAATGTATTACATGCTATCCTGATTTTGTAAATCAAGTAATATTGTACATGGTCAAATCCTATCAATTCTTGCTTTACAATATTGAACAACATTTATATAGTAATAGTTCTGTatattttgtttctattttaaaCTTTGCTTATGGAGTTTCAAGTATGGCCATCGGTTCgatcatttaattaaaaaataaatacctTTTTTTGGTAAGCTCCGGTTTTCAGGGCTTCGCCCTGACTGATCCGGATCTGACCTGCGTTGCGCACATGGCACGGTGGATGAGTCTGCTACATTCACAAAACTCGAACTCGAAACCTTATTTAACCGATATCAAActgcttaccacttggaccaacctCCACTGGTAATATATTTGTATaacatgcatatatatatatatatatatatatatatatatatatatatatatatatatatatatatatatatatatatatatatatatatatatatatatatatgtttagaataaatttacatataaaattcaaattagaTAGAAAATTTAAGAAATGAGTCATAATTGAACTTTATGGTTAAATCAGTGTCTTAAAAACCAAATCGATAGCGAACCGATATGGCCACCGATTTTCGTTTCAACCGCTAGTTGAGTGAAAGAGTAGAAATAAAAAGACCAGCTTTATAGGGgtttcttttgagaaatttagtactccctccgttcttttctaattgtccatttagccaattttatttgtctacaaatagttgtccatttagtaatcccatgtgatattagctacttatcttccaaatttacccatccctaataaatgaccctatgttttaatttaaaaggcatttattaattaataggtctatattagtattttttttatataaattaagacaaaagaagcactatcttggtatgtgcaatattggctaaatggacaactaaaaaagaacggagggagtaataataAGGTAAAACCCATGCAGAGACCGCAGTATCATATTAGTTTTGTTTAGGAGGTCTCTACTCCAAAATGTTTATCACGTCCGGATCCCTATATTTATCATAATCCTTATTTTAAGACCTTTTAATAGATGGAATTTGGTAAGAGTAATTCACTCTCCGTTGACTAATAAAACTAGCGTTAACTAAAAGAATATAATGCCACATCACAATGTCACGTCAGAATtctgttttaaaagataaacaaaattGAATTCTAGACAACCAAGAAATCAACcctctataaattttaattaagcaaGAACAGAGCacaattaatcaattttatattaaaatgattTCATTGCAATTGCAGATTAGAATTTGACATTGCTGCAAATGCATgccaattaaattgatttcattGCAATGCAAAATTCTATGCGAATTCACCAAAAACAATTAAGAACAAATTTTGTAagcaaaattgaatttttaataaaagcATATTTAAGAGAAgcaatgaaataataaaaaagggaCCATTATTAGGGGGAGGAGGTGGAGGGATATAATAAACAGTTTCATTGTCACGTCTTCTTCTCGTTTTCCGGCAACAAATTAGTATTATTCCACCAGCAGCTATTCCCACTACCGCTCCAGTTGATATTCCCGATGAACCTCCTCACGGTGGACTCGTCGAGGTAGGAGTGGAAGGGGGAGGAGGATCTACCTATCGGAGTAGGCGTCGACGGTGTATTACCGGAACGTGAACGGTGTTATAGAAGACGGAGATGGAGGAATCGGCGTGGACGTTGGGGAAGTTGAAGGACTTGAAGGAAGTGGAGATGGCGGAGATGGCGTGGCTGGCGGCGGTTCTGATGGTGTTGCTGGAGTGGAAGCTGGAGGTGCAGCTGGTGTGAGAGGAGTGGAAGGTGGAGGCCAAGAATTGTTTATTTCTACTCACAGacaataaataattgttttgagaGTAATTTGATAAGaataagtttaattaatttctaaaaattataataatagaaaAGAAATGACAATTGACAAGGAagaatattatttcaaaaaattaccataaataaaaagaagattAAAAAATCATCCCATTATAATTTACTCAGCATGTATATTTGTCCAGATTTTCATTTCTCACAAAATTAGAGAAAAAGCCAAAttagagaataaaaattaaggtTAAAATAGGccaaaaatagaataaaattaaataatattattgtataaatattaaataaagtaggccaaaaacaaaacaaaataaaataaaaaattaataagaataaacaataaagtaaatttaaatactaaaaaaataccactttaattaattagttattaaaattattctattatttattatcaaatactaaataaaataaaataaacattactctattttaaattttaatttagcaaatgaaattatattaaaattattttatgcaatttcatatataaattaaatatgattataattaatatgaaaaCAAACAtcatatttgacttaaatattaaaaatttaccaTTTTGGGCAGTGGTTAGGTAGTTTCTCGATGACTATCGGTGTTGATTCTGTTTTTGGGGCAAAATTAAGGGGTGTGCTTCATGGTCTTCAACTTGGATGGAAGCTTGGATTCAGGAAAATCCTTTTGGAAGTCGACAATCTGACTGTGGTTGAGAAGATTAGGAGTAATACTGATGCAGGGCAATTTTCTAGCATTGTTGCTGCAATCCAGGCTATGTTGGCTAGAAGTTGGGTGGTTAAGATCTATCATATTTATCGAGAAGCTAACTTTACGGCGGACCATCTCGCTTCGGTTAGCAACGACTCTATTATTGGTTATGTTTCTCATGAAATCCCTCCTAGCAGTGTGCTTCCTTGGCTTGCCCATGATCTTCATGGTATCACTTATACCAGATGTATTCATAGAAATTAGCTTCTGTGTTTAAGGCTTTGCCTCTCtttttgtaccaaaaaaaaaaaattaccacttttaactcaattagcaattaaaatcatttattatgattttactACCAAAtgctaaattaaataaataaatatcatatccttttaaattttaatgaaaataataaaattaaaatatgattatATTTCCAAAATAACAATATTCCATATATGAATTAAATCTAGTTCTAATCAATATAGAATCAAATAATTTgactttttccaattttaattcaattagttTTGCCATCACAACAGCATAGCTCAGCATCTCAACTCTCAACATGCCACAcctattttttaaaagtgaattttcTGTTCAgttgaaattataaatatttcaatttttaagtttattttaattcaattttcaaaataaatttttttggattgggatcccctcaagttcaaataaaCTTGAAGGGGTCATGTtcttaatctacaccgttcattgtaaaataaacggtgtaaattaatttgattaaaattgtacctttttaatatatgtaGATCATCAActtgaccccctcaagttcatgAACTTGAGGAAATCCCAATccaaaatttttaaatatataaaatcaaaccaaaccagcTAGAACAATTCGGCTCGATTTAAACAGTCAAAATTCTTATAAAAtcaattctatttgattttgaaaaaaaaaacaaatttttgatttaatttgatttgattcaaaCCGAATGCATACCTTCACCACAACACTATATAATATATCTAGAGAGAGAGAAAAGACATTTTTTAACAGCTCTAGTTGAGAATTACAAAAATTAGTAAAGCATGACATATCCAATCCATTTATCATCCTACAGGCAAAAGCAAAATTAAGATGAAACAGGACTATCCACAACTTGGCCAGAGAAGAAGATACAATCTAAAGGATGTTCTTTATATATTAAGCTTCGCAGATACATTTCTCTTGCATCTACAAAATCCAACCCACCTCAGCATAATGTTAGGATCGGATGATACTGAAGGCTGATTTATAGGAAATAATCCGGTGTTCTACGGGTCACATCAGGCTCTCCTCTCCTCGGAGCTGGTTCAAACTGCAATGCACACAAATTCCACAATTACAACTTTTCACCACAAATATGAGCAAATTTAGGAGATTatgtcaaaattattattttatctctaCATATTAATGTAACTTAAACTTCCCTTGTCAGGGGTTTCAGTATCTAATATCTAAATGTCAGTGTTAAacagtaattttaaaaatgtgggAATAAATGGTAATTAATAGTAATTATCCCAAAGAGAAAGAGACTGGCCTGAATGAAAGAGTGGTCCTTGCAGTCATCAACTTCCAATATAGAAGCCATGTTTCCACAGCGGTAACAGTAATTAGGTGCGCTGAATATGGTAACTACTTTTTGTTCCTGCACCAAGAAAATAATGTATAGTTTGTAAAGCCATAACTCACTTCACTGATAACTAAAAAATCTTAAGAACCACAATTACATGTGCCCAATTATATCCCTCCATAACAAGCTGGTGTGCTCTAGCGATCAACTTCAGGCTATTTGAATGATTGAATTGCTCAGATATATCCTACACCACAGCaaccaaaaatatcaaaatgatgAGGTAACCAGCAACGTAAGACAAAGCAAAAAGTACACCTTTTTTCAATAAAGAGAGGAGTTACCTGCCCAAAAGTATACCCAGCACCACGAGGTGATATACCCCAACCACAACGGTCATCTGGGTCAGACCACAAAAGATCACACATTGCTCCTTCATGAGGAACCTCCTGAACACGATCGAAATTTCTTATGTTGTCCAGGGTTTCTATCGAAGGGGACAGTCCACCATGCAGGCAAAATATTTCCGACTCAACctacaaatgaaaaaaaataaaaaaaactttcagAGTAAATATTTAAACTTAACCATCATCCTTCCTTCCTAAATAGCATAAACTAGAAAATCCCATCTAAGAGATCCCGTAGCTATTATGAGAGGCATATGCAAATAACTTCATCAACTATTAAGATATTTCCACATAACCTCTAATAAGCATTACCAAAATGTCATCCCGTAAATTTATGCCAATATATTTTGTGTTAAGGAGAAAAAAGCTTCAGCTATAAGAAATTCTGGTTCTTATGAAAATGTGTAGTGCAAGTTCAATAGATTCTCCCCACATACAGTTAAATGTTTATGACTTGCTGAAATAGAGTCTTACTAACCAATGCAGTCAATGGAAAATAGTCAAAAAGGTCTGTGAACATCTTCCAAACATTAGCACTGCCATACCTGTAAAAGGATGACAGAAAGAGGAAAATATTCAAAACAAGCAAGCAGAAAACATACTTCTAAGTGAATTCATCTATACAATCCTACAAATTCATTAACTACATATGAATTCACtaaaattttgtgaaatttaTTAGTTAAGGAACACTAATTACGTTTCATTTTCTAAGGAATTCAATTGGTACTCTATTAGTAACTTTTAATAGAGTTGATCATGGCTAATATAAATGAATTCATTTGCAATTAAATCATATTCAATTTTGATTTACTTATTACCAGTATGAgatttccaaaaaaaataaattaaaaagcgACCTTCATTAACAGGTGAAAAATAGACTTATAACCTTCAGCAAAACCTTGCTCAATTCCATCCATCGTATTCATTTGGTAAAACAAAACTTTGTTAAATTAGGAAACAAATGATAGAAAAGTCTTTCTACGGCTTACCATGTATGTACAAGGCAGCTCTAATTTTTGCATTCTGACCAGATAATCAAGCAATGAGGACACTTGGAATGGTACTTACTTACAAAGTAATCTCTTGGTAAAATATTACAAGTAAAatgtactttttaaaatatgtccAAACCAAAACGTAGAATATTATTAGTTAACACAGATTGAGATAACAAGAACATGCACATCCCAGAGACATGTATTCATCAGCATGTATAGAGAATGCATGCATGTAATCTGCTTACTCAGGTGTTTTCCCAATGCTACagaaaaatctcaaaaaagcTGAGTTGAAATGCAGATAAAACAGGGTAGGGAGAACTCACTTTCGTAGGCATTCGTCATAAAACCCATAAACCTGAGTAATCTGCCAAGAGGAAAAATAAAGTGAGGCAACAATTAACTTGATATCAAGTTTGTCAAACTACATTCAAGATCAATAAACAATATTAAGTTACATTTGAACcgtatattaaaaagaaaagtggTACATTGTTTgtcacaattttaaaaaaaaaacagaataaCTTGAGATAGTTGAAAACAATCTGTGTTACAAACTCTTATACAAAATTGCATGTTCTTTAGTGTGCAAAATTTATTGCAGTCGTTAATGAAAAGAGCAGCAGCTCAGTGATGAAGAAGATAAGTGAGATAGTACCTGGCGACTTTCATGATTTCCTCTAAGAATAGTTATTCTCTGTGGATAACGCACTTTCAAGGAAACCAAGAGCTGGATTAAGAAATTGAACAGTATTATTATCTGAAATGCAAAAAATTCtagatttttcttttcaaattgtgaaaaagAAAGCATAAAGCATAATTATGATCAACTCAACAAATGAGGGCAAAGAGTACGAAGTAAGCTAAATGAAGCACTGAAGTGCACTTTGAAATCCAGAAGTTGCTGCTACGTTGCAATATTTTATGTACATGCTTCGCCTTCGATTATGGGTCACAAAAgactattaatttataaattgtgaTCAATTTTTGGAGTCAATAACTAGTGCAGTAATATAATATGACTTTTCTTGTGTGGATAGGAGAACCCCTTTTCTCATCTAATTAGCAGGTGGACGTAGGGAAATGACACAATAATATGTTTAATTGCCTCTCCATGatactaaatttaatttcagcctaatttttgaaaataaaataaaatgtaacaATTGATTATGTAAAGAATACCAAAGAGCCACAATGACCCATGACCATATTACCCAAATTCATACACATCTGTATCAAGAGAATGTTGCCATTAAACTCTTTCGCCAGACCATGTCATAATCAAAAGTTTctaaatttgcaaaaaaagaaacataaaTATGACTTTGTTAAGTTCAGAAATTTGGATACCATGTCCATGTCCAATTTAGTCACCCTAACCTGCTTCACATTGTGAGGAACCAACACTATCAAAAAAGCCCTTTTTGAATACAGTGATTCCCTAATTTAATAGAAAAACTAGCTCTAAATGCTAAATGTAGCATCTACTATATCATGAATGATCTGTTACAGAGGGTAATCTACACCACATCACAAGTCTCAAAGGGAAGGAGGATTACAGATAAAACATACCGTTACAGTTTCCACAGAGTAATATCCCCGATCGACATAATCTCCCATAAACAAGTAATTAGTGTCCGGACACTGTCAATAAAGTTTTGAAAAATGGTTACAAGACTTAGAGGTggatataatatgaaaaatacaACAGCTATTACCAAGTCTTGAGCAATAGAGGAAATAAACTACCAGGAGGAGCTAAAATAACAATTTGCTTAGCATATTCTATTGcagatataataaaaataaaaataaaaaacaaacaacCTACACAAACACAGACAGAAAGCATTTCTTTATGAGGATGTTATTAGTGCAAACTGCCAAATGACATGAACAAAAATACCATACGGAGCTCACCTGAAACCATCAGACATTCTAGAGAACTATATTAATCATCCATGAAGAAAAAAACTAGCTGAAGCAGAATTATGCACAAAAGCCTTGATTCAGAAACTACTTTTCAGAACTTCTCTAAACACTAAAATAGCAATCAAAAGACGATGAATACAAACAACCAGTTTCCGGTCCAGGAGCAACATACTTGACTATACCTCAAGCGCACTTCAACCGTCAAAAGCATTGGCAGGTTTCATCTAATTATTTTAGACAATCCCTCAGCTGAAACGGAAGAGATAAAAATTACAAAGTGGTTCATAGTCAGAACTGATACCTTCCCTCCTATCCGAAAAAGTTCTGCAAGATCATGAAACTGCCCATGAATATCGCCACAGATTGTCACAGGGCTTTTCACAGGCTGTACAATAGAAAACAAACAGTGACTCATCTGgataagtaaataaattttgataactAACAGAATGTTTACATCATCAGTTGAATTGAATTCTTGTCACCATTCAAAATgctttttttttactatttcacAGATGCTTAAAATAGAAAGAACTGAATTCTACGAATCACAAACTTTCGAAGCCAGTGCTGCAATAACTCACCTGAACATTGCTTTCTTGCATGAGTATCTCCTTAGCCTTTTCACACAATCCTCTTacctaaattaaaaaacaatcgAAACAAAAATcgattatatataataataataacaataaatcaacacttaatattaaaaaaaacaaaaaacaaaacctAGTAGATATCAAAAATACTAGTCAGTACAATTAGTATTATAAGCAAAAATGCTAATCAATCATCGAGctcttttttaaagaaaattgaaCAACAGATCACGAACAAGTTAATTAAACCAaagatttaagataaaaaataataataatagcagAACCTGTGGCTCCGAGAGAGGCTTGCACTGCATGAGTTGCGAGATCTGTTCATCGAGATCGGAGATTGAATCTGACGATGGAGAATTGGCTCCCATCTTTTCTGATTCTGATAACAGTAACTGGTAGTTAAATCCCGGATTAGGgataaccctaaccctaaccctaaatcGATGATAACGATGATAATTGCTGTGTTgagattttctttttcttttttcttttttcttttttttcgcAGCTCTCTATGCTTCTTTCCTAGTGAAAGAAAATAGGAA
Coding sequences within it:
- the LOC126678985 gene encoding lipid phosphate phosphatase delta, whose protein sequence is MESIGLWQSFTICGIVSWIVFSSYFNVTQKIRSFLQPWVTNHVITGTHLILQIQKYQHGVLDGFFSGLSCVVSVPFYTAFLPLLFWSGHGKLARQMTLLMAFCDYTGNCIKDVVSAPRPNCPPVRRVTATKDEEDNALEYGLPSSHTLNTVCLSGYLVHYVLSYIQNDDAYVQFSGFAIVFLFVTLIGLGRVYLGMHSLIDIVGGLAFGLAILALWLNVHDHIDEFVVSGQNVTTFWAALSFLLLFAYPTPEFPTPSFEYHTAFNGVALGIVAGVQQTYHQFHHEDVPRIFTQLTVPAFIGRMLVGIPTILLVKFCSKALAKWILPVISNTLSIPIKSTSYIPMLQGSGDSKKSDEIKQSSYVRKLLFFSNQDWFDVDTGIRFVQYAGLAWSVVDLVPSIFSHMRL
- the LOC126677309 gene encoding serine/threonine-protein phosphatase PP2A-4 catalytic subunit, coding for MGANSPSSDSISDLDEQISQLMQCKPLSEPQVRGLCEKAKEILMQESNVQPVKSPVTICGDIHGQFHDLAELFRIGGKCPDTNYLFMGDYVDRGYYSVETVTLLVSLKVRYPQRITILRGNHESRQITQVYGFYDECLRKYGSANVWKMFTDLFDYFPLTALVESEIFCLHGGLSPSIETLDNIRNFDRVQEVPHEGAMCDLLWSDPDDRCGWGISPRGAGYTFGQDISEQFNHSNSLKLIARAHQLVMEGYNWAHEQKVVTIFSAPNYCYRCGNMASILEVDDCKDHSFIQFEPAPRRGEPDVTRRTPDYFL